The sequence ACCAATGCGTTGATCAATTCACTCTCGAGTAATTATCTTTctaatagttttttttcttacatcattgtttaattttatccagtgattctcatttttcttaatctcAGCTAATAGAAGGATATTATTTTCGTATAAATATGGTAATTATGGAGATTCTAGTTCGAGGATGAATTATAAAGATGGTTATATATGGAGTATCATAGCTGGACAAGCTGGTACggtaattttattaaatattatgtcatttatttgagttgttctGTACttgcaatttttattttctttttttaattcatttcttgagttgtttacTTCTTAAACATCttgtttaaaaaattctaGTATATGTAAGAAAGAATTCAGTTTGAATTGAATTCAGCTCAGTAGATTCTCATGTTTGGAAACCTTACAGTTGCTAGAATTCAACTCTAAtgcattttaaaagaaatgaaatcatgCTAATAGTGACATGATTTTGCGAGAATTCATTCCAATTGAGCTCTTGCAAATGTTGACGTTTCTGTGTATTTTTATTGCTTTCATTTGGCTGATCCTAGAATCTTAACTTATCTTTAGTCCGCAGGAAACTTTGATTTCCTGGATTAATGGTGTAGTGCTTTTGAGAGGAAAACTTGTAGCTTCGATTATTGTTAAGGTCATGAGTGCCTAAATTTATCTACTGTTTgagccttttcttttctgctaCTTCTGCAGTTTATTACCACTTGAGTGCATTCTTTACCATATTACTCGCCACAATTTATACACAAAATAGTATACATGACTTCATATTGGTTCTAAGATGGGTTTTTGCTTTAACTCCTGGTAAGGATGAGTTGATCTAATACAATAGAAGATAATATTGCATTACTGCAATTACTTGACGGAGATGAATAAAGATTTTCAGTCTCTTGTGTCGGATGCATCattttaatactaatattGTGGCAACAATGACTAATATGTTCAGATGTTATTCAtgatttactttttaaataaaatgggtGACTTCTGATATGCAGGAGAAAATCAGCATtaaagtattctttattttcctccCACTAATCTGACTTCTGATCCTCATCATGTGACTTTTGGATATATGCTTGTTCTCCTGAAATTTCATATGATCTTGAGAAAGGGAATATGTGTCACTTATGCAGCTGTTAGTTTCATTGGGATCATAATTCTTAATTGATTGGGTACTATGAACATCTTTTGGCGCTTGTATTACCAGTGAACTGATGTCAGCTTTTGGCATTGTTGCTGATATTTTACAGCAATCATTCTTGGGATAAATGCCAATCCTGTCTTAGCAAACGCATCAAATGAAAGTAATTCTGAAACTGAATCAGAGGGGGCTAATGTAATTGGATTACGCAAAATTGAGGATGGTTCTGTAATATCCAATATACATACTTCTAAATGGAGAATATTTACCGATAATGGCAGGGCATACTTCCTCCAGGCAAGCATATCTGTCCCTGTGCCTCATTGTGTTCTcactttcaattatttatttattttaattttatattaaaatctatatttaCTCAACATTTGGTCACTGTTTTTATATAGGGTAAATTGGATGAAGCTGAAAAGTTCTTCCTTTCTGCTCTAGAAGAAGCTAAGAAAGGTTTTGGGAATCGAGAGCCCCATGTTGCTTCTGCTTGCAACAATTTGGTGGGTCTccctaaaaaatttatggatGGTTTTAAATGCGCTTGTCCTTTTCTTGGTTCTAGTCTAGATTTAGTAATAATACTCTTTTGGTGATGCAACTGTTCTGTTTTGGTTCAAAATTGTCCATCGCTGTAATTCATTTCAAACCAATTTGTATAAGATTAAGAATGAAATGCAAGGTTCAAACTGTGAAGCTATTGCATTTTTGTCCAAGGTTTCTcctatttacttttatatgtttaaaggaatccttttttatttaactaaagCACtggctttattttattattattttttcaaaagagaccaagttttattcttttgacaTCCCTTGAAATTCTCAGGCATTTTAAATAAGCTATTACTAGAGAATCCAATTGATGAGAATCTTCATCATTCAAAATATCTCAGGAATTGCTGAAAATTAGCTAAGTTGAAAAGTGTAAGAAGGGGTTGGCGGAACCGTGGGGTTGGTTTAGGGGCTTTACCATCCGTTTCACCCTAAAGGCTTATCCTAGAGTTGAAGTAAATCACTTCTAACAAAGTGTGAAGTCTTGTCAAACTGTTTTCTAGAAAGCATCTAAAATGTATTGTCAAACTTGCTCAAATGAGAAGTAATAGTTTCGTCTTGCTATTTTGTCCAGGCAGAGCTATATAGAGTCAAGAAGGCATTTGATAAAGCAGAACCTTTGTATTTGGAGGCTGTAAACATACTGGAGGAATCATTTGGTCCAGATGATATACGGTAAAGCATTATTAATCGAATTGGGGAAAAGTCCTTAATGTCAGCTTGAGTTCTCATAGTTATCAAGTCTCTTTGAATGTAGGTTTCATTTTTCTCAAATATGCCATATGATTGATAATGATGTTTTCTTTTACCTAAGTTTGTAGAGTAATGATAGTTATTTAAGTATTGGTCAACTTGGTAAGGAATATGCATCCATTGGACTTGAAAAGTGGAACTGCaaacttcaaaataaatggtCAGGGATGTTTGCTTTACACATAGGTGATAAAGTTGAAAAGTATAGTGTTGCCAGTGACTATTGGTGTGCACAAGAAAGGGTGATTATGCTCTGACCTCTGGAGTAATCTTGTGAAGGTCTGAGAGGGTCAGATTTAAACagcatttcttttcctttgttaTATTTGAGCAACAGGGTTCACTTTTGGAAAGTTCTATTTGGTGGAGATATACTGCTCAAACTACAGTTCATGTGACTTGGGAGCATATCAAGGGGCATAATCGTTTTTCGAGTATCATTTCATGATTGGGAGATGGATTTGAGTGTGagaatttcattttataaatgaggaaaggaaaaatatggaaagtagctGGGTTTTACCTGTGGATACATGTAATATTCTTAACTGATTTATGTTTGTAGGGTAACAAAACAATGATATTACGTAGTGGGTTGCAAATTTTTCTTGTTGTACTGGTATTCGAAATTCTGGATAGAAAAATTCCTAATAACTAGCAAAAGCTCAACTTTaacttaagaaattaattagaattagaaattctTACAAGACTCGTAGACTTAATTTGCAAAAATAGCCTTAAATTGCAGGATGCAGAAATAACTGTTCTCCCCTAGTAAGTGAACAAACACAACTCATAAATTACATTCATAATtcctttttgcttttttggtggcttctttttattcttctttggCACCTACAGGCTACAGTAGAGTAAAGGTAATCAACCCCAAAATccctaattaattttcttttatttatttcttacacTGTTTATTAAGTGACCTATCAAATGATGCCACAAATTCTTGTTTGAATGTTGCATGAGAATCCCACACAAGATGGCCCCAAATTTGCcatatttgaaattagatGAAAATCACTAGCAGTGTTCTTTCCCATGGCTCCATGTCTATTTTGCTTTCAGGCTTCAAGCATTTCTGGTTTAATGGAAATCATCTTTTGAGCTACATGCAGATAATTATGGTCTATTTTCATCATTGTTACTCATGCAAGTAATCCTCTTATATCACAGCGTGGGGGCTGCCTTTCACAATCTTGGACAGTTTTATCTTATGCAGCGCAAACTAGAAGAAGCTCGTAATTGCTACGAGGTAATTCTGTTATCAGTATATCTCTTGCCCATCATGGATCAGAGCCAAATTCAGAATTTAAGCTTTATATGTTTctgcatattttatttttcctcatCTTTCTGTTTTCAGTTGCATCAAGATATGAATGCAGTGTCATTGAAAGCTTTTCTTTGCCATGGAATTCATTTTTAACTCttaaagattttttaatatagttttagTTTCCTGTGAATAGCTCATACTCTTAGAGATGAAAATTATCCATAGCTCATTGTAAATTCATATACAGAGTTGTTATGGGTGTTATTTAGttcttatttcattttcttaaactctTGTTCTCCTTTTTAGTATCCCATTCTTATCATCCACTAATGCTACCAGGTTTTAGACACCAGGACTGTTGTACCAATATTCTTAAACCCTAGGAATGTCAGCTGTAATAATAGTACCTGTTGTTTTATCTTGATTAAACATAAAAACTTCTACTTTTTCTCGGGCTGTGTTTTAGTTTGTTTCCATTGATCGAATACTTTCTGGTACACTGTCTAATTGCATTTTAAAATGTTAAGTTATGCAGTAGAACAATGACATTCTGGATATCTATATATGTGCTATCAATGTTTCTATTAATTTCTATTCTTGCATTTATATGCAACCAATTGTATTTCTATGGCCAAGGCAGTATTGTTTTCAGTCTGTGACTAAACCAGGACAGAACAAGTCTATGACTAATTTCTTCTCTAGTATGTACTGACAAGTTATGCTGATCTGGTTCTTCTTCCCGTCGATTTTCTTTGGGCAGCGTGCTTTAAAGGTACGAACAAATGctatataaattttgtgtAGATAGCCACTCTGAGATTGTGAtttcttgtttgttttctGCTCAAATTGACTTTGCTGCTCAGATTCTTAACTTGAAATTTAAAGTTCTAAGTTGTAACACTAAATAATCTTTCAGATAAAGAGGCATGTTCTGGGACATGATCATACTGATTATGCAGATACAATGTATCATCTTGGAACGGTAaagttctctctctctctttttgcTACCATAATTGCTTCTGTTTTCTATTAAGGTTCATTTTCTATCTTCATTCTCATAGTATTTTGCAGTATAGTAAGACAAtctaaaagaaagtaaaagagaGAGTGACATACTTACCATGAAGATGTAATTTGAGATGCACTTTTCAAAATATGGTTaagttcaaatttttttctttctcattgcTAAGTATTTATAGATTTTGGACTAACAATTCAATTAAGTCTTTACTTTTAAACTCCCATTTTCAAATGTACCCTTAAGTAACTTTAGATGATATTTTAAGTACTTGTTTTAGTTTCGACGATAATTCTGGTTCAAGTATTGCTACTTATCCTGTCTGTTTTCTGTTGCCTAGACCCATCTGTTGTGGTATGCTGCTAGCTGTTTGTTGTTTACAGCTCGACTTTAAGATTCATTGGTCAGAGAGTTTAGGACAAGTTACGCACATCAGGAAGAGTGACATATCCTTTTAGttcaaattaaagttaatAACTTGTATGCCTGTAGTCTGTAGAGGTGCATTATGTGTGACAGTATAGTGTATCCATTTATAAATTGTGCAAGCTTGACGTGTTGTAATTTTTACATTCCTTTtacctaaaagaaaattattccTTTTTGAATATCTAGTTAATCGCATTCATGGTTTCCTTAATTGATTGAAGTATCagtaaaaagaagaagtgcCTGGTTTTTAAGGAGCTCAGCAGtgcatattttaaattaaattctatgtTTTAATGAAACATGTCTaattttaaaggaaaaagcaCAGAAAATCATGAAAACCATCATATTTGGCATTGTGGTTCCAGTTTTTACTTTGTAGTAGAGAATGCGAGTTTCAATAGGAAAAGAAgggaaaaatataattaaatcgTGATCTGGATGGTCCAAATTGGGCTATAAGGTTCATAATCTAAAAATCTTCAAGGGcagtatttattaatcaaaattcttttgtttgatcCCCTTCTTTCTATCTGTTTGCTTTCTGTAGTTAGTCAACATAAATATCTATATGATTACCATTAGGTGCTATATCtgcaaggaaaagaaaaggacgcCGAAGACCTTATTCAGGATTCTATTCAAATATTAGAGGTGCATGACTATGTTACTGAAGATTATTGGTGGTTGTGagttttcttatactttgaCTTAACGTCACTCGTATGGCTTCCATTTCGCGTTTATTCATATAGGGAGCTGGACAAGGGGAGTCAATTATGTGCATAAGGAGATTGCGATATCTCTCTCAGGTTGTACACTGACATGGTTCATTTTTAACAAGTAGAATATATTCTTCCTGCTTGATGGTTAAAgcttaatatatttattaaaatatattgatttattgtacttattaattaattaattaattatatatatattaatatttatatattattgatatattatagATTTATACTCAAGTTCTATTTATGCTATGTATATGTGTTACTCATGCTAAAGTTTAGTGCCATCGCTTGGTACTACCATCTCTTATATCTGCCTGGCTACTTTGCTTCTCAGTCTTGCTTTTTAGTTGTATGATATTTGAAAAGGGGGCTCATGATTAGCAgatttttgtgttaattttgTGGTGGCAAAATTGTTCTTAACTTTGTAAAATGTTGGCCCAGCAACTCCCTTTTTCACTTTTATCTATGTATACTCTTGGAACCAGAgtggagtatgagaaaagtagggaaaatagagaaaggaggagagagagagagagagagagaggattTTACATGATAagtaaaaactaaattctGTACTTCTGCATtatgaataaagaaatattgGAACAAAAATGAGATTGAATgtactgaaaaaaaaattacttatagAAACCAACCTAATACTATATTTGTTTGAAccatgatttctttcctttcccAAGAATTTCTTTGTTTCCTTGTGAATGTTATTAGTAGCATTATCCTACCAAAGAAACTATCATGTGCTTTATCTGTTTCCCTAATTTTGTTGTATTCTTGGTTATTCAGATCTACTTGAAATCCAATAGAGTTGCAGAAGCTGAGAATGTGCAGAGAAAGGTCCTGCATATTATGGAATTATTGAAGGTTTGATCTtgatttgtatttttcttttggctcTCTATCTCATCTGCAAAATGTTTCAATCTGAGAATTCTGCTGTATTCTATTTTTTCCATGCTGTGTGCACATGGCATGTTCATGCTTTAGAATTAAGAGTCTCACATCTACTGTAGTAACCTTTTTCCGTTACTATGTTTGGTCTAAGATCATTGTTTTTGTCTCTTCATTTTGAGGTCCAATTTCTGTTGCAATTGCTTCCATTAAGCAAATCACTTACTCACCAAAGCATCCCTCCCTTGTACTGGACATGTCTCTGTTTTTCCACTAGCTCACGCAATAgatccctttttctttttctcatttcaCTTGGGTGCTCATTTTTCCTTTCTACAAACATTGTTTGAACTCCTTTCATTAGCCCTGGTTCTTTTATGGAGTTTTTGGATGCTTTTTGCCTTTCAGGATTAACTTCTTGGTTCTATCATTACCTAAAGCTTGTGTTTTTCCTCTATTCTCTTGCTTTCATTTCCCTCCTTTTCTTGTGTTCACCCTATCaacattctttttatattaatcgTCAAAAGAGAAATACATTAGATTGTGCTTAGAAAGTGTATGATGGCTGTTGGCTTGTTGATGTATCATGTTGGGAAAGAACGTATTATAATTACATGTACTTGTACAGTATAATATTATATCCGAAGTTTGTTAGGGGAATTTTAAGCTTTTAAATGGGATGCCTTTCCTTGCAGCATTCAGATTTATCTGACTGTTGgctattatctaattattacCACCATAAGATTTTAGGGCCTCCTCCTTTATAATTATCTATTGCAGTCATCAGTTCTTTACCTTAATAGCTATCTTTTAAGACAGGGATGGAATTCTATGGACACTGTGATTACAGCTGAAAGCTTGGCCCTGACTTTACAGGCAGCTGGGAGCTTAAAAGAAGCACGAGAGCTTCTAGAAAGGTATGTGCTGATAGAGTAGTCATGTAGATTGAAAGAATTTATTGTTtgtaaattagttttaatttttcttttatttttagatgttTGGACGCTCGCAAAACCTTGCTTCCTCAAGATCACATCCAGGTTTACTTTTTGATGCAGTTCAATTCAGAAACTATTTACTGAGAGAAAATCgataaatggctaaattattttattcccAATAtcttaaagatatttaaatacgatatataaaacaatttaAGGTAAGTTGACTATACAAGAATATGGCAGCTAATACATTAATTCCTACATTAAAGGAAATAATACAGCTATATACATGCTAACTGAAAGGAGTTGgtaattgatataattttaatgataaCTTATGACATGGGGATCTGATTTCCTTCCCCCTTTGCTACTTTAAATTCTATACACTGCTGATTGCTTGCAACGTTGCTAATTGGAGTAAGTTAAGAATCGCCTATCACTTGTATCAAATCAAACTCGTTCTGTCCCCATTGGCAGATTGGTGCTAACATGCTTCACATTGCAAGGGTGGTAATGCTGAATGCAAATCGACTTAGAAAGATTTCTATTTCTGAAGCAATTGCAGAGCTTGATAAGGCAAAAGATCTTCTGTACAATTCAACAAGGTTTGTCTTTTCTTATCCTACGAAAATTAATCGAGGAAGAAAGTATTTTCTTGCATATTGCATTCATCAATCttctacatatatatatacaagtatCAATCCTATACTAGAAATGAGTTCTATTCTAAAGAGGAAGATAGAATCCTAATCAATTcctattttatttacattcCTATTATTCTGTAACATTTGCAAAACAAACTCGTAAGTAGAGGAATACGAGTTTTCTTAATTGTCCTTTTATGtcttttgaaattcttttcctttacCTTTCTTACCATTACTTTGTGGGTTTCCTTTGGTAATTCTATGTTTAATGTGGTTGTCTTTGGTTTAAATGCAATAGAAAATACTATTGTTGAGGAcgatatatattcatatactTGTTTATTGCAGAGAAAATGAAGCAAAGGAAAGTGGTATGTCACAGAGAAAGTGTGTATCTGAGGGGTATCTAGGTATTAGAATCATTTGATTTGGGACCTTTATGGAGTAAACATTTTTTATCAAGAAGAGAATGAAATTGGTTGGTGGTTGACTGAGGacaatcatattatattaattttatgctacttctattaatttattcaaaagaGAACTGTTTGTTGTTTGCTGGCTTTACCTGTGCAAAAAATGGGAATCTGTTGAGTGTTCTCAACTTCTTTGTCAGGATCCAAGACAATGAATAGTAAAATTGACAGAAATTACCAATTACTACAGTAGCCCAGGATCTATGGAAGTTTTAGAAGCTGTCATTTGGAAGTTTGATGAGGTGGAATGAGTCTAAAAAGAGGCTTCAAGTATTTCGTTTGCTACCAATAGTACAGAAGGCTTTCTCCAACCAAGGGAGAATGATGCAGATAAGGAAAAcatcaagaaaaacaaaattcaaagaatCAAGAGATTCTGAATTTTGGTCTAATATATGTAATTTCAAAAACCAAAGAGTACTTCTGTAATTTCCAGTTTGCTGgaacaattattaaaatttatttaggagcctttgttttattttaagtctGATTTAGTAGTTTTAGTTGCTTTAGTATTTTCTAGTTAGTATtagtttgtaatttttctagtttagGATTTCTAATCTAAGTTGTGTTAGGATTAGTTTAGCCTATATATACCTAGGCTTGTAATAGTTGAGTTTTCAAATTtcagtttaattaaaattgcagCTATTTtgctatttaaaaaattgtgtGGTTCAATTCTTCCCTAAATGTGATTCCGTAGGAACCTTTTCCTGGGTGTGATTCTCTTAAACCTTCTAAGTATTGACTCCTAGAagttttcttgtctttttcttCCTATTTCTCTGTTTCAGATATGAATTTTCTGTCAAATCAGACATGACATTCAATCTTAaccctttattttttctgcAAAATCAACGTAGAACAGGTTTTCTAAATCTGTCCTACATCATTttagggttgtaatagctgAGTTTTTAGAATtcagtttaataaaaattatagctATGTTGCTATTTTGAATTGTGTGATTCAATTCTTCCCTAGGTGTGATTCCAAAGGAACCTTTTCTTGGGTGTGATTCTCCTAAACCTTATAACTATTGACTCTTAGGagtttttcttgtctttttcttttctatttctctGTTTCAGATCTGGATATCTGTCAAATCAAACCTGAAATTCAatcttaaacttttatttttctgcaaaaTCAACATAGGACAGGTTTTCTAAATCTGTCCTTCATCACCACTCTACTGCCGTACCCCTGGCATTAGAATTTTGTATCTCAGTAAAATTAACATTTTTCAaacatcaacaacaacaatttAATTCCATCAGAATCAATCATATAGATACTATCGTATCATTTATATGAGGTTTCTCGATGATGCCTTAGCGGAGTTAATGAAATGATGGCCCATTTGTGAGGATAGTCTAAAGGAATAAGGTTTTCATTAGAAGAACAGTCCCCCTTTTTAGGTAGAGAATTGTGGAACCCAAAGTAGGATGCCTTCAGATTATTGTTTCATTCATCGCGTATCcttattctttcattttcttgttgTATCTTTTTCAATTAGAGATTTCTAGAATCTTAAAGAACCAGTTTTCCTTTAGCAAATTCTTGATTTCATGTGAAcatttttatgatatatttgAGTGCTTGTCTCAtataattggaaaaaaaagGTACATTACTTTGCTTTCTGCAATATCTGTCATTAATTTATTGCTTGATGTTTAATCCTTTCAACTTTAatgttgattttatatttcataccttaaaggaaaaaaattcaaGGTAGGAGTTAATATAGTTCTCTTTGCGTGATAGGATAGCGAGgcaagttttaaaaaaattgagaaaccAGAAAGGCAGCAGGGAAAAGAATGCGGCGTCTGAAGAAACTAGAAGAGAGGGGCATGCAGCATTGATCATACTGGTCGGTTCCTTTCATCGGTGAAGCTTGTGCACTTTTAGTTAACAAATGAGCCCTATGTTAGAAGATCCAGTAATTTCTTCTCTATTTTCGTGAACAATgctctttttctaattaatctcattttcttcaattctaattttatgttGGAAAAGGAAATTTCTGTTCGTTTACATGCCTCATCATTCTTGAGGACCAAAAAATAATGTTAGTTACAGCTCTTACAATGTTGCATCAACTTGATGTATCATGGAAAGTGCAAAGTTGACAGCAAGAGACAATATATGGAAGTTTTGATGAGCTGAAGCTATGGGGCATTCTGGTTTTAGGGAGACTTTTATATGAAAGTTTGGTGTTGTCTCCGGTGTTGTTTActtcatttttatctttacaGAAGCTGCTTATAAATTAGGAAACTCTGCCTTTTGCTGCATGCTAAATAACTTAACCATACTAGATTAGCTTAGCTATCAATAAATTCTGTTTTCTGTTGAAATTAAAATGTGTTATGATCTGCTAGTGCACAACATTGAGCCAATAATTTTGGATGTAAAATGTGGTGATCTATTATTTGATATGATATGATGGTTACAATATATGGAAGTGATGGAAATTTTATTGTTGCAGCTGCAATCACTTGATGCCCTTGCGCATGTGGAGATAACAAAAGAAGAGCTGCAGGAGTCGACGGTTAGAATTATGGAAAATGAATACTTATTGCTAATTTTTGAAGTTATATACTTTTTCAGTACATAAGATTTCTCATTGCATTGGTGGAATCAATGAGATACTAAAGCTAGCTTTGTTAtttgaagaaattgaaatgTGCATGTTATAtggagaaatatttttatttgtcaaGTATATGTTTATTGAAAATTGTGCATACTGAAGAGAGCATATGTAGGGATCCACGAGGCATTATGGGAATTCTCTATTAGATTTTTCCTAGAATGATAGTCAGAGCTGAAAATGGCTACTAACAGCATAAGTACTTGTGAGTCTTCTGTTTATCTTTTCCTAAAGACCAATTGCTACCAAAAgctttgccttttcttttactttttcgtTGGTGCTTCTCTTGTATACCTTCTGTGTATACATCACCATTTTTCCTACAAGGCTGCTGTTCTGCATGATGTGCATCTGTTTGGGCGCCCATACTTCTTAAATATTCCCGGATATATGTTTGATTCTTCTATATATTGCTTAATTTCTTAAGTTTATGTTT comes from Ricinus communis isolate WT05 ecotype wild-type chromosome 5, ASM1957865v1, whole genome shotgun sequence and encodes:
- the LOC8275738 gene encoding kinesin light chain 3 isoform X1, with the translated sequence MYNLRRVTASFLKRIPLSSHIFNPSSRLYTNALINSLSTNRRILFSYKYGNYGDSSSRMNYKDGYIWSIIAGQAAIILGINANPVLANASNESNSETESEGANVIGLRKIEDGSVISNIHTSKWRIFTDNGRAYFLQGKLDEAEKFFLSALEEAKKGFGNREPHVASACNNLAELYRVKKAFDKAEPLYLEAVNILEESFGPDDIRVGAAFHNLGQFYLMQRKLEEARNCYERALKIKRHVLGHDHTDYADTMYHLGTVLYLQGKEKDAEDLIQDSIQILEGAGQGESIMCIRRLRYLSQIYLKSNRVAEAENVQRKVLHIMELLKGWNSMDTVITAESLALTLQAAGSLKEARELLERCLDARKTLLPQDHIQIGANMLHIARVVMLNANRLRKISISEAIAELDKAKDLLYNSTRIARQVLKKLRNQKGSREKNAASEETRREGHAALIILLQSLDALAHVEITKEELQESTNEHPSAVEAESALFQCISAYKQFESERSISDSPEVKAEYLSCLKRLSTLISDSAVKEIKLSGKPSLQELNDEIKRVQGAISHHNRSKFRGGMS
- the LOC8275738 gene encoding uncharacterized protein LOC8275738 isoform X3; translated protein: MYNLRRVTASFLKRIPLSSHIFNPSSRLYTNALINSLSTNRRILFSYKYGNYGDSSSRMNYKDGYIWSIIAGQAAIILGINANPVLANASNESNSETESEGANVIGLRKIEDGSVISNIHTSKWRIFTDNGRAYFLQGKLDEAEKFFLSALEEAKKGFGNREPHVASACNNLAELYRVKKAFDKAEPLYLEAVNILEESFGPDDIRVGAAFHNLGQFYLMQRKLEEARNCYERALKIKRHVLGHDHTDYADTMYHLGTVLYLQGKEKDAEDLIQDSIQILEGAGQGESIMCIRRLRYLSQIYLKSNRVAEAENVQRKVLHIMELLKAAGSLKEARELLERCLDARKTLLPQDHIQIGANMLHIARVVMLNANRLRKISISEAIAELDKAKDLLYNSTRIARQVLKKLRNQKGSREKNAASEETRREGHAALIILLQSLDALAHVEITKEELQESTNEHPSAVEAESALFQCISAYKQFESERSISDSPEVKAEYLSCLKRLSTLISDSAVKEIKLSGKPSLQELNDEIKRVQGAISHHNRSKFRGGMS
- the LOC8275738 gene encoding kinesin light chain 3 isoform X4 encodes the protein MYNLRRVTASFLKRIPLSSHIFNPSSRLYTNALINSLSTNRRILFSYKYGNYGDSSSRMNYKDGYIWSIIAGQAAIILGINANPVLANASNESNSETESEGANVIGLRKIEDGSVISNIHTSKWRIFTDNGRAYFLQGKLDEAEKFFLSALEEAKKGFGNREPHVASACNNLAELYRVKKAFDKAEPLYLEAVNILEESFGPDDIRVGAAFHNLGQFYLMQRKLEEARNCYERALKIKRHVLGHDHTDYADTMYHLGTVLYLQGKEKDAEDLIQDSIQILEGAGQGESIMCIRRLRYLSQIYLKSNRVAEAENVQRKVLHIMELLKGWNSMDTVITAESLALTLQAAGSLKEARELLERCLDARKTLLPQDHIQIGANMLHIARVVMLNANRLRKISISEAIAELDKAKDLLYNSTRENEAKESGMSQRKCVSEGYLGSKTMNSKIDRNYQLLQ
- the LOC8275738 gene encoding kinesin light chain 3 isoform X2, which codes for MYNLRRVTASFLKRIPLSSHIFNPSSRLYTNALINSLSNSSSRMNYKDGYIWSIIAGQAAIILGINANPVLANASNESNSETESEGANVIGLRKIEDGSVISNIHTSKWRIFTDNGRAYFLQGKLDEAEKFFLSALEEAKKGFGNREPHVASACNNLAELYRVKKAFDKAEPLYLEAVNILEESFGPDDIRVGAAFHNLGQFYLMQRKLEEARNCYERALKIKRHVLGHDHTDYADTMYHLGTVLYLQGKEKDAEDLIQDSIQILEGAGQGESIMCIRRLRYLSQIYLKSNRVAEAENVQRKVLHIMELLKGWNSMDTVITAESLALTLQAAGSLKEARELLERCLDARKTLLPQDHIQIGANMLHIARVVMLNANRLRKISISEAIAELDKAKDLLYNSTRIARQVLKKLRNQKGSREKNAASEETRREGHAALIILLQSLDALAHVEITKEELQESTNEHPSAVEAESALFQCISAYKQFESERSISDSPEVKAEYLSCLKRLSTLISDSAVKEIKLSGKPSLQELNDEIKRVQGAISHHNRSKFRGGMS